A single Deinococcus radiotolerans DNA region contains:
- a CDS encoding competence protein CoiA, with protein MISALHIREGHDPVPLDMPTLRQKKSRDDIFAQTWQCKFCGKPMTPRMGAIRAWYFAHKREASECPFEAESEKESPQHLALKRAAAEALRKYFGKQVASLEYEVRFPNIRRIADAVITLTDGTRVAVEAQLSPLTLHQLQDRTDSYLRDEIEVIWVFQEQDHGGLKAGGIWDTCRQWLLDEGYLVLTARATVTQTSVPLPG; from the coding sequence GTGATCTCCGCGCTCCACATCCGGGAAGGCCACGACCCTGTCCCACTGGACATGCCCACCCTCCGCCAGAAGAAGTCGCGCGACGACATCTTCGCCCAGACCTGGCAGTGCAAGTTCTGCGGGAAACCCATGACGCCCCGCATGGGCGCCATCCGCGCGTGGTACTTCGCCCACAAACGCGAAGCCAGCGAGTGCCCCTTCGAAGCGGAGAGCGAAAAGGAAAGCCCGCAGCACCTCGCGCTCAAACGCGCGGCCGCAGAAGCCCTGCGGAAGTACTTCGGCAAGCAGGTCGCCTCCCTCGAGTACGAGGTGCGCTTCCCGAACATCAGACGCATCGCGGACGCCGTGATCACCCTCACCGACGGCACCCGCGTCGCCGTCGAGGCGCAGCTCAGCCCCCTGACCCTGCACCAGCTGCAGGACCGCACCGACAGTTACCTGCGTGACGAGATCGAGGTGATCTGGGTCTTCCAGGAGCAGGACCACGGCGGCCTGAAAGCCGGGGGCATCTGGGACACCTGCCGGCAGTGGCTGCTGGACGAGGGCTACCTCGTGCTCACCGCGCGCGCCACCGTCACGCAGACGTCCGTGCCCCTCCCGGGGTAA
- a CDS encoding PadR family transcriptional regulator has translation MGKFRMSLTILRILEVLYANPDREHYGLEIARTANVSNGALYPALERLTRAGYLTSALEDIDEAAEGRRKRRYYQLTEDGRALAATELRDAPRLPGHLALN, from the coding sequence ATGGGTAAATTCAGAATGTCCCTGACCATCCTCCGGATCCTGGAGGTGCTCTACGCCAACCCAGACCGCGAACACTACGGCCTGGAAATCGCCCGCACCGCCAACGTCAGCAACGGCGCCCTCTACCCCGCCCTCGAGCGCCTCACGCGCGCCGGCTACCTCACCAGCGCCCTCGAAGACATCGACGAAGCCGCCGAAGGCCGCCGCAAACGTCGCTACTACCAGCTCACAGAAGACGGCCGCGCCCTCGCCGCAACCGAACTCCGAGACGCCCCCCGACTCCCCGGACACCTCGCCCTGAACTGA